The following is a genomic window from Perognathus longimembris pacificus isolate PPM17 chromosome 20, ASM2315922v1, whole genome shotgun sequence.
CATAGATAGCCTGTGGCATTTGCAGAGACtcacaaattatttttgttaactTATCAAATTAAGAATTTTCATGAATAATAATTTAGGTTATGCTTACCATTGTCATAAAGCAGAactcaaatattttttctgagtcaggcactggtggctcatgcccataatcttagttgctcaggagcctgagatctgaggtttcaggttcaaagccagctcaggcagaaaagtccatgagacttttctctagtaaaccaccagaaaaccggaggtGGCACTGGGActgaaagtggaagagtgctagccttaagaaaaagcacaaacagtacaagaaatgtatccaatgcccaacgtatgacactgtaacctctctgtacgtcagtttgataataaaaatttgagaaaaaaaaaataaagaaagagagaagaaaacaaaaacaaaaacaaaaaaaaaaaaaaaaaaaaaaaaagaaaaagcacttggGAACAGAGCTCAAGTCccgaagggaaaaaaaaaaaaaagaagaaaaaaaaaagtaaaggagagaggagaaggaggaaagtagGGAGAGACCTAGCCAATCCCTTAGAGTTTTCCTGTAAGGATGCCATTGAACAAAATTAATAACTTGAGTTCTGGAAATGAACCTCCTTTACAAAACtaagtaaaaacaaacataaataagaaaaaataaagggctaggaatgtggcttagggtagAGTGGttacctaccatgcatgaagccctgaattcaatgcctcagcaccacaaaagcagaaaaagctggaagtggtgctgtggctcaagtggcagagtgctagccttgagcaaaaagaagccagggacagtgttcaggccctgagttcaagccccaggagtggtaaaaaaaagaagaaaagaaatataaagtcaattaaaagatgcattgtactcacaaactgacatgttcaatTGAAACCCATTTTTACAGCATAGACATCCTTGCTGAAGAGCCCAGTCTCTGATTGAGGGTCCTGTTGTCCATCCTCCCCAAATCACCAACTCCACACATTGCTCTCTCACCTGCCAGGGCTGGAAGCGCCCAGGATCTGCACACGTCCCATCCCGGTCCTCACAGGCTAGCAGGTTGTGCAGGGCATGGGCAATGCTATAGACAGCCATGTAGGCGACATCACTTTGACTCACTTCCTGGAAAGGAAGCTCCTGGCCTCTCATACTCTCAGTACCTGAGCAGAACTGGTCACCCTCTGCCAGTGTGGTATTCCTGTGTGGCCATGTACATTGAAACGTGGCCTTCCAGAACCCATCTTTGAACATGTCCTCTGGGGTCCTGCAGGGGTGAAGGCCAGCAAGGAACTCCTGAAACCCGGGTACTGGGTTGCTGTAATGCAGAAGGCCAAATGCGCCATATAATAAATTGGAGACACCTGGCACCGTCAGTACATTAGCCATGTGCCGTGTATTTGGGCTAACCAAGACCCAGCCCTTGATACCTCGGTTCAGCAAGCCCAGCATGATGAGCTGAAAATTGGAGTTGTTCACAAAGACCAGAACAACAGTGGCGGTGCATCTCAGCATATTCTGCACAACTAATCGAGTCTTCTCCTGAGATGTCTGGGAGGAGACTTGGAAGTTGAACTCAACACAGGCACCAGCCTGGCTGAGCTCCTGGGTGGCCAGAGAGCTGGCCTGCTGCCCAAAGTCATCATCCTGGGCCAGGATGCCCACCCAGGACCATGCAAAATGCAACACCAGCTGAGTCACTGCTTGGGTAAACATGATGTCACTGGGTATGGtccggaggaaggaaggaaattgagtCTTGTCACTGAGGAATGGCAGTGTAGATGAGTAACTGATCTGTCAGGGAAGGCCCAAGCAATAGGGAGAGGAGATGAGAACCAGGGTGCAGGTATTGGCTGATTGTACGATTTAAACAGGGGCAGGAACAGAGCAAGAGTCGATGACTTGCCTGCAATGCATGGTTGCCCAGGATTGCAAACTTTGTTGCTGTGAGTTCTACAGCCTCCTAGGTGCCATGAACTGGAACATGGTTAGCTCCCATGAACCATGGACTAGAACACAATCACCTCTTAAGAATCACGGGGCTGCCATATGATGCCTCCACCCAGTATCTGAGGCTCACCAAGGCCTTGTGAAAGCGTGGGGCTTGCTAGGAAAGAAGTCTTGACACCTGCATATCTAACCATCTCCAGCTGATGACAATCCTTGCCATGCATTTCTGAATTGCAAAGTCCTTTCTCACCAAAGACTTAGTTAACACTTTGAAAACACTGACCTTTAACCAGCACCATAAGCTCCATATCCCTCACACATATGCAGATTAATCTTTGCTGTGTTCTTCCTCATTCTAAGAGGGCTTTCatgagttctttatttttttaatttaattttttttttttttttggcagtcctgggccttggactcagggcctgagcactgtcactggcttcttcttcttcttcttttttttttttaaatcaggaagagctactttattttctattaaatattcttccaaagtcattatttttattgcatGGCTGTCTCAGTGATAAGAAATAACTTTAGAATTAGGAAGATTACAAATAAAGGCAAATGTGGATAATTACTTTagcataggaaaaagaaaaattatagtaaAAAGCTGAGAACCTCATAAACTTAAtgcatttatattttgaaaattgtgCATCCAAAaaccaaatttattttttcagttacttTTAGCAACATTATATGACTTTAATACCTTGATTTTTCAAGAAATAaacccatttaaaaatatttttattttaaaaataggcctGTGTTTAGCTACAAAATTTCCCCCAAGCTTTGATCATCATtactttttttggaggggggaagaTGGTTTCTGATGGTATGATAtgcaaaactgtttttttttcctggttaatccCAATGCAGTATGTTAAGAACTATTAATGAGAAATCTATGACAGTTATCAAATGTACAACACTAACTACCGCTCAGCTATTAGTATTTCTGTTTTTACCCTAGTTCTCCCAAAGAAAAGTCTTAAATTGAATCTTCAGCAGAATGAACCCTATATATAGTTCTAAGCAAAACAATTGCTTTTGTTTGCATAATCCTTAAGATTTTACTGTTTCTAATTTTATTCGGAAACTCAAACTCACCCCAAACCATAATTACCATATTACCTTTGTCATGCATAATCATATGCAATTCTGCCAAGCAGTAGTATACCACAAGATCCTGTTTACCCAGAGTTTAGGAAAAACATGATCCACCCCCCAATTTAACGACAGATCTAACTTATGCTAGTTGTCCACGTATGGTTATTGTGACAATACAGGAGGATGGAGGTATAGCTAGGTATCTCATCTTGGTTTTCCCACGTTGTCAGAGATGTTCTTCACAGCTTAACTTTGCCTGGCTGAAGTTGGAGATTCTGTAACTTCATTATCAGGCCATGTTGCCAGTGATTTTCAATTTACCTTGGAAGAAGGCTGAATACAGGTTCATTTTCCCAGTCATCAAAGCCAGCAAGTCAGACATGGCCATAGTGATTGTGCAGTCAGCCTTCTTATCTGAGTTCAGAAGCACTGATCCTTTGCCTTTCTTTACATCCACTACCCAAGTGGCTTCTTTACCCCCAAGGCCATCCTTTACCTTGAAGGCAAAAACATCACCAATTTCTTCACCAATTGTTCACCTTCCTCTTCAAGCTTCTTCTCAATCTACTTGAAGATAAGGTCTGCCTTGAACCCACTCCCTGCAGCGCTGGTAGGTGCAGCCTCAATCTGATATGTTCTGGCAGCCTCCTGGAAGCCAATCCTGTAGAGCATGACGACCATGGCGCCACCTAGAGACCCAGGTTGTGCTGCAGGGCCACCTTCACTCCCAAAACCTGcctctgtcccctggcttctttttactcaaggctagcactctgccacttgagcaatagtgacacctctggccgttttctatatatgtagtgctgggaattgaacccagggcttcatctatatgaggcaaacactcttgccactaggccatattcccagccctttcatgAGTTCTTGGAGATGCTGCTCTGAATGATTTAGAACCAGGCCTTGACATCTAGCCTTTTGTGATCTACGTAGTATGAGAGATAATAAGGACTCTGATTTACCAAGTTTCAaatgtttcattgatttttcagGCCAGGGTGCAGAGGAACAGCTTAGACTACAACTGGGGTGAATGTCTAACTCTCCTTGTCTGATTGCAGAACCTGCTTCTGCCACCAGAGGCCAGGTGAAGGCTCCTGTCATGAACCTCACATGCCAGCTGACAGACTTTGGGGAAGGTTTGGACACTCAGGGTTCTGAACTAGTCAGTGGACTAACTCTTTGATGGAGTCAAATATGATGGCATTTGGGGTAGTGGATAGTAGGGGCTGGGCCTAGTCAGGGACAGCAGGCCACAGGCTGCAGCCTGCGAAGTTGAATCTTGCTCTCAGGTGCTCCGTCTGCTTCTGCCTGTCTGCTTCCCAACCAGTGTGAAGTGAGCTTTCTGTTCCAACACCCCCTGCACCTGAGGCTCTGCATCACTGTGGACATAGAAACATCTGAGCCAGCAACAGGCACTAAACCAGAGAAATCACAAGCCAGAATTAATCTCTCCTTTAAGTTGCCTCTCCCAGGGATTTTATCACAGTAGTGAATGCCTCGCTAGTACAGGGGCCATGGGATTTGGGGCAAAAGGGTAAACAAGAGATGCCATTGGATCCACCATTCTACCAAAACTGCAGCTCGAAATGAGGCTCTGCCAGGGAGAACCATGCTGGGCAGGGAAAGCAATCACCTGGTGCCACAGAAAGCCCATCAGTTTCCTCCCCACCTCCATCACACAGTCCCCTGTCACAATCACTACTGGGGGGAGACTTTGAGGAGGACTCACCTGGGGAAACTTGTACAGCCCGAGAAGCCTGGCCATGGACACAGACAGGGCAGACCTTGTGTCCCCCACCACAGCAACTTTGGGGGGGCCAGACCCACAGAAGTAGTTGGGGACCGGCTCCTCCTGCCCGGTGAGGAAGCCGATGGTCTCATGGAGAGCTCCGTGTACTGAGTCCCCAGAGTTGCGGATGGAGAAGCCCAAGGTCAGATTGGGCAACAGGTGGACACTCCTGTTGATTTCCTCAATGGCAAAGACGAAACTTTGGGCCACCCGGTAGCCCCAATTGGAAACACTGGGGGAAAGAAATGCCTACATTTACCATGAAGACAAGGGCAGGCTGCATACCGGTGCCTCACCTGTaaaccaagctactcaggaggctgaaaatctaaggatcatggttcaaagccagcctgggcaagaaagtccatgagactcttaccatgagactcttaccttcaattaactgtCCAAAACTGCTAGAataggtgctgtggcttaagtggtagagtggtcaccttgaccaaaagaagctaagggacagcacccaggccctgagttcaagccccaggatcagcagagAAGAAGAACAGAGTACAGATGGAGAAGGGGCATTTACTGTCAGCATACCATAGAGATTGGAGCCCATGCATAAAAGGCATGATGCCACATTCCCATGAGGAAGTGTGTGGAGGTGCAGAGCAGCAGGATTCAGAACAACCAGAAGGAGAAGAGGTGTGAGAGACACTGCGAAGGGGGCCAGGTCTCCTGAGGCAGGAGCACAAGCTTCCGTCCCCTTGCACAGCGTGGTGATCAGTTCCTACTCACCCATGTTCATTTCATACTTTCTAAGCGGCAGAGTCAAATGTTCCCATTACAGAAGGACACTAGTGTGGGGGGTGaccatgggagaaaatgagggagagggtaacaatgttcaaagaAGAAATGCACTCAGGAATTTACTTATGTCACTGCAAcccctcagtatatcacctttgcaatcAAAAAGTAGtaaaaagcacacaaaaaataagacCCTAGAATGTAAAGTGACCAATATGTTACCAATACATTTAATCATTCTacaatgtacataaatatatatgcatatatacaactttatgcattattatttatattgccagtcctaggggttAGACTCatggcatgagcactgtccctggattctattttttttctttttttcttttttttttttttttgctcacggatagcactcttccacttgagccacagaaccacttctggtcatttttctgtatttgtactgctggggatttgaacccagggcttcatgtatatgagaggaGCAcacttcccactaggccatatgcccaacccatgcattattattattaatcccaTGAATGATACTTATTGAGCTGGGAGGTCATTGCCTAGCATTGTCTGGGGGCCCATTAATCCCTGCTGCTgcccaaagtaaaataaatagaaaagtagCAAGAGTGTGGAACTGGCACTCTCAGGGTCCTGAGTGCTAAAACAAAGCAGGGCTAGATGTTTGGGGTAATAGTtcatgcatttttgttttgttttgggttttgttttttttagtttactGAATACTTCCTGCAACCTGCAGCCTCCTGATGGCAGCTGCTCAGCCTCCCACATGCCAGGAGGAATTACTTGCTTAATACATATCCAGACATGCTGGAAATTTctatctctttatttcttttttatgtcagttgtggagcttgaactaagaaaGTGGGTGCAGCCAGTGAGCCCCCTTGCACTCAAGCCTAGAactctacaccttgagccacagcactacttccaactCTGGCAAATTCTAAATCAAGTTCATCCTACATTTCAAAATAGGCCCAAAGGGCTGTCCTGCAATCTCTGGCTGTCTAGAAAAAGTGGAAAATCCAGGGGGGAAATTGGCAAAAGAATTGCAGGTAGGGGGGAAACCAAGGGTGAGGATCTATGCAGAGATGGAGACATCCCACATGGGTTCACTCAACAAACACATCTACCCAGAACTTGTGCTAAACATCCAGGGTAGGAGAAGAGTCACAAGTATTTCTGCCTAACCTGAACTCCAGGCAGCACAGCCAAGAACATGCAAGGAGCACACATTTCAGAGTCTGGtacaaacaagaaagcaaagacaGAAGCCAGGTAATGGTGGTCATGCCTGGGATATTAATTGttccagtggctgagatctgaagatcacagttcaaacccagcccaggcaacaaagtcagtggcactcttatctccaattaaccaacagaaaagtcgaggtagcactgtggctcaaagtggcagagcgctagccttgagcaaaagggcttggggacagagctcagggcctgacAGAGTGATGTTCAGGACAGGAGGGACACAGGCGGGGCAGCACTTAGCATCCCTCTGGGTTCCAGAACCACTCCTCCCAGTCTCCAGACATTCCGCTGCCCTCAGCACTCAGGACCCCCAGCACACCCGGCACTGACCTTGAGTAGGGCCGCCCAGCTGGCGGAGCCGTGAAATCCAATGAGGTGACATCATAGAAATGAAAGATGCTGAAGCTCCCAGCCACCTCCACATCCCCAAGGCGGTCAAAACGAGGACTCCTCCCTGGGAAATGCCAGCCTGTGGGTCCAGAGAACGCAGCATCAGACAGAGACCCCAGGAAGGCCAGAAGCAAGATACATAGCCTCATGCCTGCCAGTAGCCTGGACAGCCATAGATGTGGCAGCTCCTttgagggcccaggcccagagtgactGAGGCTCTTATGTAGGATTACATCTTCCACCTGGGCATTGGAGTGGGTGCCACACTGGGAACTTGGAAGACTGTGGGGAGAATGGAGGTGGTAAGTGATCCTGAGTGGCCAGGAAATCCCACATCCATTAAAAGTTTTGGCTCCTCCAACTGTGTCTCCATCCCCTCATTGTGGCCTGGATAATAGCTCTGGGCATCATCTACAGACTTAAGGGAGAGAGGTTCCTCACTACTCCCTAGGAGGCCTGCACCCTGGAGCCGCAGTACTCAGTCTGCACAGCAAATTGAATTTTTAACTGCCCAACACTTGACTGCTAAGGACCAGCATCTGACTGGAGGCCTGACTGATGACATCAGCCACGAGTCACCACCTGTTTGACAGGTGCATGTCATCCCTGTAGTGTAAAGTTCTTGACGGCCACTTGAGACACTTGGGCTCTGCTACACAATGTACAGGGGAAACACTAGCTCAGGCAGTTAAGCTATGACCTCACCAAGCTGGCAGTGCTACACTAGGTTTGGAGTCTACATTTTGAACTGTGTATTACTATTGCATTTGCTATGCATTGACAATTAACACTTCACTGAAGGACAGGCCACGTTTGATGTATTCATTCATCAGTGTTAAACACAGATATTTCTATAGGTGAGCTTGTAAACAATTCTTCTGTGAACTTTCACTGACATTTCATGGTAacacattttccattttattgtcTGTCTACATAACCGTGGAATACTCCCAGACAAAATGAGTCTTTGTTTCCCCTTTTAGGAACTGCAGGCCGTTCTCTACTTGAAACATTCCCAGCTGAAATTCTCCTGGACCAGGCTAGTCCTGAAGGAAACCATTCTCTTAGTCATCAGCACCATGGCCTCCttacttcttttcatttgtttttgttttggagagtCTCCAGATAGCCATGTTCAAGTGCattgtcctcctgcctcagacgcCCAGCTTATAGAGATCACAATAGCACCCCATAAACAAGTGAACCCATATACAAGGCATCTAAATTGTTAAATAGTTCAGCAATAACTACAAAGAGAATATCTAATGACCATGTGTCCACCACCAGGACCCAGTTGACAAGGGTCTGTTTTTCCTATAGGGAAGCTCAGTCATGAGGTTACCAGAATAAGGAAAGGGCAGAAAGCAAACTCGATAGCTCAACAGGCTTTATTTGGGAGTGAGGCGTGGGAAGGGAAACCAAGTCTCCTTCCACAGGGCTGAAGGGGGAGTGGCACAGACACCCTTACAACTAGGACTATTTAAATATTATACAGAAAGAGTGAAGTTGGGCAGGGGGCAGATATAAGTGGGGTGAGATGGGTATGGGGAAGATGAGCAATTTTATTTTGACTGAGAAGTTCCAGGACTCAGCATGCTGTATTAGTAAGAAACATGTGCATCAGATGTGGCTttggtctcaggctctcttctCCAAAACTTCTCAGGGCAAAGGAAGGGGAGATGTATCAGTGGGTTCTGCAGCATGGACAGGAGTAAGATATGGCTGTTGGGAATAGTCAGTGCTTTTTATGAAATCACTTTCCATCATTTCCCATCACTTGTTGAAGTCCTTGTACATCCAAATAGAACAGTGAGCCCCATTCAGAGCTATGAGTGAGGGCCATGGGAGGTAGCTGCTGTGCAAAGCTTCTCTGCCTTTCTGCTCAGCTTCAGTGTACTTGCCTTAAGCAGGTCAGGGTATTGTGCTCAGGCTTCAGCAAGATGATGTCGCACTTGGGGAAGAAGATGCCACCAGCAGCCCCCCAGTGGAAGACAGGATGGAGAAGATCACTACAGCTACCATGGACTTGCCCCGAGCACTGTGGTACAGGGGTAGGAAGGCTGTCCAGACACTGCAAAACAGCAGCATGCTGAAGGTGATGAACTGGGTCTCATTGAAGGCATCTGGCAGGCCCCGGGACAGAAAAGCCACAGAGAAGGTCCGCATGGCCAGGAAGCCCAGGTAACCCAGCACGAAGTAGAAGGCCACTCCAGAGCCCTCCTGGAACTGGATGACAATGTGCCTGGGCTCAGAGGCCATGTCCCTGCCTGGGAATGGGGGGGACATGCCCAGCCAGACTGCACAGCGAATCACTTGGACCATGGAGGACATCAGGACAACACATGGAGACACGCTGGGGCCCAGGCACACCTGAAACCTGGCCCTTGGTTTGGTGATTCTGAAAGCCAGCATCACAGTAAGGGTCTTGGCCAGGATGGAGGACACCGCCACAGTGAACACCACAGGAAAGGTGGTCTGCCGCAGGAAACAGGTGGCAGACATGGGTTGGCCAGGAACAGCAAGGCACACAGGCCACACAGGCTCAGGGAGACCAGGAGCAAGTAGCTGAGATGCCAGTTGTTGGCCTTGACCACAGGACTGTCCTGGTGCTTCCAGAatatccccaggaccagcacagccaGGCCAGCCATCATGAGTGACAGCTCAGCCAGGCTGAACCCCAGGGCCACATCAAGGGCCAGGAAGGCCTCAGTCTTGGGTAGAGCTGTCCCTCAGCAGTACAGTGGGCTAAAGAAACTCAGAGATGGTAGCAGGATCCCAGTTCATGCCGCAggatccacacacacaaaaataaacaacaaaaaataccaaaaagaatAGCAGACCGCTAGAGGCAGTAGAGCAGTGGAGACAGCGCATGCTCTGCTTTCTTGGAGCagtactggagttggaactcagatTCTCACTCTTATAAGCCACGCCTCCACCTTTGTTTTATGCTTAATATTTTTGAGATgcatctcccttccttcccagcaTAGCTGGCTCTGGGGTGTCTGCCCCAACCTGCCCAAGCAACCATCTATCTATTTTGAGTTCAGATCATTCCTCAGATAGGAAATGCCACTATTTCCAGAGGCCCCTCCACACAGATGGAATCAAATGGACTTTCACGGCAGGATGGACTTCCACCACCATCcttgtgatctcagcctctcctgtaGCTCAGAATGACTGGACTATGCTCAGCTACAGGTGAAGACGGGTGTAGGAAACATTTctacttgggcagaaaagcccacgagaTTTCATCTTTCTGGTATTGCATTTTGATtatcccagtctcagcctcccacctGCTTCGCTTCTTGATCAACATTCCATCCAAGGTGCACGATGAAGTGGAAGCTTCGCAGTGGTTCACTGTAGACAAATAAAGGTTTTCATGAGCCTAATGGCTCTTTCAATAACAGTTCCACTTGTCCTCACCTGTTTGATCTGAAAACTGTCCTTCATGGCAGGGTCTGCAATTAAAACAGCAGTGGGGGGGGGCCTTCCTTGTGGCCTGGCTGAACCCTGGAGGACAGCTCCTGCTGCACACCGAGATGGGGATCTGATGATGGCGAGCAGGGTATTAGTGACTGCCTGAGGGGAAGACACAGGGATGATCACAACCTGACTCAGAAATACATTGGGAGCCTTCCCATCTCTGTCACAACACAAACAAGACTGCAAATGTAGCTCAAAGGAAGAGAATCCATGAGCCTCCCAGACAGGGGACTGCAGGGTCACCTAGCTGACTAGGGCTAAGCTAGCCACACAATCGGGCTGGTAACTTTCAGTCTCTCTTCCAGATAGCcacaactgcacacacacacacaatcacatacacacacactcacacacacacacacagacacacacttccCAGCCAACATATCCTAGTTACAGGAACCTGCAGGGCATGCCTTTTCTCCTCTGGCACAATGGCCCAGCACTTGCCACCAAGGAAGGATTTTGAGGATGGAAGTAAGCTTGGAAAGGCTTGGAGCCAACTGTGGGATGCTATGTTTGTCATTCAcgtgagaaaggaagagaataagGATTGGGAATTTAGTTCAGTGGAAAACACTTGCTTATCAAGGGAAAGGCCATATCTTCAGTCCTcagctgtttttaaaaaaaagacacggggctggggatttagatcagtggaagagcgcctgccaggcagtgcaaggccccaagtgcCGTccacagctctgggaaaaaaaaaaaggcacagaagAACATTCCAAGCTCAAGGCCACTCACGGAAACTATTGACAACCCCCTGAATGCTTGGCCCAAACTTCAGGAGACTACAAAGGGAACTTGACTTGTGCATGGAAAACCTTCTGCAGAGCTGACTGCAGATGCCACTGAAACCACAATTAGTCAATGTTGCAGAGCTGGGGGCTGCACACCCACTGCCAAAAGCCAGAGAGCTGCAGCACTGCCCTGGGCCATGAAGCACCTACAGACATCTGTCCCCACATGGAAACCAAATGGTTGCTAAATGAATTCTGTAAGCTTGGCTAGCTCTCTTCCAGAGGGTCTTCACAGATCTTGGATACACCTCCAGACATGGATTCTAATTCTAATGCTCAGATCATGTTATTTCAATTTGGACGTTCGTGGATGTCTCTCCTATTTAAAGGTCTCATTTTGCTAAACTACCAATCTGAAGTATGCTGAACCCAAAGTGTAGCTCTGTTCACTTTGTGCATCTAAAACTGACAAGAACAAATCACCCCCGAGTTTCTCTCTTACTCTAACATTCTAAGACAGGTGTAGAACTCACACCCAGCCACCTCACCTGAACATCTTCCTTGACGTGGATGGACAGTCTGTTCCCCGAAAAAACTCCAAGGTCAATGGTGCCTCTGTGAGCCAAGTGGAAAACACCCCCAGGGGTCTTCTGCCCCTGCACAATGCCAAATTGTGGAACCAGATCCCCATTGGCATCAAAAACAATTTCACTGCCATCAGGAGTCTTGAAGTGCACCTTCCTGAGGGAATGGAGAAGCTGGGGAAGGAAGGTGCCATTGTACACAATGGTGAGAGGTCACTGGGCACTGTGAGGCGCTGGTGTGGTGCAGGCAAGGCCAGCTAGCCACCAGGCACCTGAAAGCATAGGTAGCTTGTGGCACTTCCAAAGACTAACAAATATATCCTTGCTAACTTCTtgtgaaataagaaagaaattgtaATAAATGCTGAGCCCCTATTCTGATTATCTTTATTTTGAGGCAGTCATAATATGAACATTCCAATGGTTTTTCAGGGGAGGGAAGACCACAATGGCCACAAAGTGCTCTTCCCACCACACTCTAGGGGGAGTCCACACCCCAGTGAGATGAGCACAGAATGGCCAGCAGCTCTCCCCATCTACAAGATCCCCACAGCCATGTGGTCTGGTTCCCTTGGCAATAGCAGTTAGTGACATAGGTCACCTGAttctggaaggaggaagaaagaaccaGTAGGTCTAGGATGGACAGCCAAAGATGCTCACACCTACGGACCACACTTG
Proteins encoded in this region:
- the LOC125367965 gene encoding extracellular calcium-sensing receptor-like: MRLCILLLAFLGSLSDAAFSGPTGWHFPGRSPRFDRLGDVEVAGSFSIFHFYDVTSLDFTAPPAGRPYSSVSNWGYRVAQSFVFAIEEINRSVHLLPNLTLGFSIRNSGDSVHGALHETIGFLTGQEEPVPNYFCGSGPPKVAVVGDTRSALSVSMARLLGLYKFPQISYSSTLPFLSDKTQFPSFLRTIPSDIMFTQAVTQLVLHFAWSWVGILAQDDDFGQQASSLATQELSQAGACVEFNFQVSSQTSQEKTRLVVQNMLRCTATVVLVFVNNSNFQLIMLGLLNRGIKGWVLVSPNTRHMANVLTVPGVSNLLYGAFGLLHYSNPVPGFQEFLAGLHPCRTPEDMFKDGFWKATFQCTWPHRNTTLAEGDQFCSGTESMRGQELPFQEVSQSDVAYMAVYSIAHALHNLLACEDRDGTCADPGRFQPWQLLHSLRKVHFKTPDGSEILFDADGDLVTQFDIVWWQKTSEGTFYPMHIGKIDPRVSSGNRMSIHLPEDVQVRGLVPGSVCSGSCLPGFIQTPKQGAPHCCFHCSPCPEGQFTYQTDMKQCLLCPEDQYSSPTGDSCLPKTEAFLTFDEPLGFSLAVLSLMLAGLAVLVLGIFWKHQDSPVVKANNRPLSYLLLVSLSLCALCALLFLGQPTAATCLLRQTTFAVVFTVAVSSILAKTLTVMLAFRVTRPRDMFHVCLGPSVSPCVVLMSSMVQVMLCAVWLGTSPPFLGRDMASEPRHIVIQCQEGSGVAFYCVLGYLGFLAMGTFCVAFLARGLPDAFNETQFITFSMLLFCSVWIAFLPLYHSARGKSMVAVEIFSILASTGGLLGGIFLPKCYIILLKPERNTLTWLRQGH
- the LOC125368177 gene encoding LOW QUALITY PROTEIN: vomeronasal type-2 receptor 26-like (The sequence of the model RefSeq protein was modified relative to this genomic sequence to represent the inferred CDS: inserted 3 bases in 3 codons; deleted 2 bases in 1 codon) gives rise to the protein MFWGLGPCGTDFRHPTCAVWISYASTLPVLSDKTQFPSFFQTVASDLTSFRAVIQLVIHFRWSWVGILAQDDDFGQQASSLAXQQLSQAGVCIEFNFQVPSLRSLEKTQSVTQKIQKCTTTVVLVFLNNSSLKLILQLLRLGIKGRVWVSPDTLHLTIALSLPGIAQVLQSSFGLSNHRNQMLGLPEFLAGLHPSRTPEDMFIEGSWEATFGYTWPHQNATLAEGIRFCSGNESLAGKKLPFQEVIKFDITYTAVHNIAHARHNMVDCEDQGGMCVDPGHFQPWQLLHSLRKVHFKTPDGSEIVFDANGDLVPQFGIVQGQKTPGGVFHLAHRGTIDLGVFSGNRLSIHVKEDVQIPISVCSRSCPPGFSQATRKAPPHCCFNCRPCHEGQFSDQTALPKTEAFLALDVALGFSLAELSLMMAGLAVLVLGIFWKHQDSPVVKANNWHLSYLLLVSLSLCGLCALLFXGQPMSATCFLRQTTFPVVFTVAVSSILAKTLTVMLAFRITKPRARFQVCLGPSVSPCVVLMSSMVQVIRCAVWLGMSPPFPGRDMASEPRHIVIQFQEGSGVAFYFVLGYLGFLAMRTFSVAFLSRGLPDAFNETQFITFSMLLFCSVWTAFLPLYHSARGKSMVAVVIFSILSSTGGLXGGIFFPKCDIILLKPEHNTLTCLRQVH